A genomic segment from Streptomyces sp. NBC_00237 encodes:
- the argS gene encoding arginine--tRNA ligase, producing the protein MASVPSLASTVNQRLADALSAALPDAAPADPLLRRSDRADFQANGILALAKKAKANPRELAAQVVEKLPAGDVLKDIEVSGPGFLNITVSDKAIIETLAARAADARLGVPFNENAGTTVVDYAQPNVAKEMHVGHLRSAVIGAAMVEILEFTGEKVVRRHHIGDWGTQFGMLIQYLVEHPGQLDHGGADKVDGEEAMSALNRIYKASRVLFDSDEEFKQRARDRVVQLQAGDPDSRALWQRFVDESKIYFYSVFNKLDMDIEDTDVVGESGYNDMLEETCQILEDSGVAVRSEGALCVFFDDVKGPDGNPTPLIVKKSNGGYGYAATDLSAIRNRVGDLKANTLLYVVDVRQSLHFKMVFETARRAGWLTDDVTAHFLGFGTVLGKDGKPFKTREGETVRLVDLLDEAIERATAVVREKNNEKVGLTEDEIVENGAQIGIGAVKYADLSTSAARDYKFDLDQMVSLNGDTSVYSQYAYARIQSILRLRGEASPVAHPELELAPQERALGLHLDQFGETLAEVAAAYEPHKLAAYVYQLSSLFTSFYAECPVLKADTPAQVENRLFLCELTARTLQQGLALLGIRTPERL; encoded by the coding sequence ATGGCCTCGGTCCCTTCGCTCGCCTCGACCGTCAACCAGCGCCTCGCGGACGCGCTCTCGGCTGCCCTGCCGGACGCCGCCCCCGCGGACCCGCTGCTGCGCCGAAGCGACCGGGCCGACTTCCAGGCCAACGGCATCCTGGCCCTCGCCAAGAAGGCGAAGGCGAACCCTAGGGAGCTGGCGGCGCAGGTCGTCGAGAAGCTGCCCGCCGGTGACGTGCTGAAGGACATCGAGGTGTCGGGCCCCGGCTTCCTCAACATCACCGTCTCCGACAAGGCGATCATCGAGACCCTCGCCGCCCGCGCCGCCGACGCCCGTCTCGGTGTGCCGTTCAACGAGAACGCCGGTACGACCGTCGTCGACTACGCCCAGCCGAACGTCGCCAAGGAGATGCACGTCGGTCACCTCCGCTCCGCCGTGATCGGCGCCGCGATGGTCGAGATCCTCGAATTCACCGGCGAGAAGGTCGTACGGCGTCACCACATCGGCGACTGGGGCACCCAGTTCGGCATGCTCATCCAGTACCTGGTGGAGCACCCGGGCCAGCTGGACCACGGCGGCGCCGACAAGGTCGACGGCGAAGAGGCGATGTCCGCCCTGAACCGGATCTACAAGGCGTCGCGGGTCCTCTTCGACTCCGACGAGGAGTTCAAGCAGCGCGCCCGGGACCGGGTGGTGCAGCTCCAGGCGGGCGACCCGGATTCGCGTGCCCTGTGGCAGCGGTTCGTCGACGAGTCGAAGATCTACTTCTACTCGGTCTTCAACAAGCTCGACATGGACATCGAGGACACGGACGTCGTCGGCGAGTCCGGCTACAACGACATGCTCGAAGAGACCTGCCAGATCCTGGAGGACTCGGGCGTCGCGGTCCGCTCCGAGGGCGCGCTGTGCGTCTTCTTCGACGACGTGAAGGGCCCGGACGGCAACCCGACCCCCCTGATCGTCAAGAAGTCCAACGGCGGCTACGGCTACGCGGCCACCGACCTCTCCGCGATCCGCAACCGGGTCGGCGACCTCAAGGCGAACACGCTTCTGTACGTCGTCGACGTACGCCAGTCCCTGCACTTCAAGATGGTCTTCGAGACGGCACGGCGGGCGGGCTGGCTGACGGACGACGTCACCGCGCACTTCCTGGGCTTCGGCACGGTCCTGGGCAAGGACGGCAAGCCGTTCAAGACCCGTGAGGGCGAGACCGTACGGCTGGTGGACCTCCTCGACGAGGCGATCGAGCGGGCGACGGCGGTCGTGCGGGAGAAGAACAACGAGAAGGTCGGCCTGACCGAGGACGAGATCGTGGAGAACGGCGCGCAGATCGGCATCGGTGCGGTGAAGTACGCCGACCTGTCGACGTCGGCCGCGCGCGACTACAAGTTCGACCTCGACCAGATGGTGTCGCTGAACGGCGACACGTCGGTGTACTCGCAGTACGCGTACGCCCGCATCCAGTCGATCCTGCGGCTGCGCGGCGAGGCCAGTCCGGTCGCGCACCCGGAGCTCGAACTCGCCCCGCAGGAGCGGGCGCTCGGCCTGCACCTGGACCAGTTCGGCGAGACGCTGGCCGAGGTGGCCGCCGCGTACGAGCCGCACAAGCTGGCCGCGTACGTCTACCAGCTGTCCTCCCTCTTCACCTCGTTCTACGCGGAGTGCCCGGTCCTCAAGGCCGACACCCCGGCGCAGGTCGAGAACCGCCTCTTCCTGTGCGAGCTGACGGCCCGCACCCTCCAGCAGGGCCTGGCCCTCCTGGGCATCCGGACCCCCGAGCGGCTCTGA
- a CDS encoding transcriptional regulator, which produces MSETEGTVRLAEALRELKGRSGLSYGVLAKRLHLSASTLHRYCNGDAVPTEFAPVERLARLCGATPDEMVRVHRLWILADAGRGKRAVPGAEAATVRDESVSTSGTAESAPTPAPTPALAEPAPAEPVSPDPVQEPQPQPPADHDSAPLVSSVGGGSDHAPAPAPKRRRNALIGAATVLAVAASAVLVTQLTGAGPGHDGASGGRPVSARSPAGPTAGSGADAGGPVTSPPAGITPSGSRPSTPADTGTGSKGATGDDKADRNGQEGKEGQQGQGSSAAVPFSAAVRPFVYESPCSQYFLVDSPPDKVSPPPSEQDAPGWAASFKAVSADDQLVALTLQGRSEETVVLEALHVRVVRSGAPLPWNRYAAGVGCGGDVDTKSFTVDLDAGRPTPTPHAGQRGFPYKISEKDPEVFYVKARARAHDVSWYLELEWSSGDRHGVQRIDDHGKPFRTSGSEGRPLFNHPLGSSAWEKPLDESG; this is translated from the coding sequence GTGTCCGAGACGGAGGGAACGGTTCGGCTCGCGGAGGCTCTGCGCGAGCTGAAGGGGCGTTCGGGGCTCAGCTACGGAGTGCTGGCCAAGCGGCTCCACTTGAGTGCGTCCACGCTTCACCGGTACTGCAACGGGGACGCCGTACCGACGGAGTTCGCGCCGGTGGAGCGGCTGGCGAGACTGTGCGGGGCGACGCCGGACGAGATGGTGCGGGTGCACCGGCTGTGGATTCTGGCGGACGCGGGGCGGGGGAAGAGGGCCGTGCCGGGGGCGGAAGCCGCGACCGTACGGGATGAGTCCGTGTCGACGTCCGGAACGGCTGAGTCCGCACCGACGCCCGCCCCGACGCCTGCACTTGCGGAGCCCGCGCCTGCGGAGCCCGTATCGCCGGATCCCGTGCAGGAGCCCCAGCCCCAGCCCCCGGCGGACCACGACTCCGCCCCCCTCGTCTCCTCCGTCGGCGGGGGGTCCGACCACGCACCCGCCCCCGCTCCCAAGCGGCGCCGGAATGCCCTGATCGGCGCCGCGACCGTTCTCGCGGTCGCCGCCTCCGCCGTGCTCGTCACCCAGCTGACCGGCGCGGGCCCCGGCCACGACGGCGCTTCCGGCGGGCGACCCGTCAGCGCCCGGTCGCCCGCCGGGCCCACTGCCGGATCAGGCGCGGACGCCGGAGGTCCTGTCACGTCCCCGCCCGCCGGAATCACCCCGTCCGGTTCCCGTCCCTCGACCCCGGCGGACACCGGCACCGGCAGCAAGGGGGCCACCGGCGACGACAAGGCGGACCGAAACGGCCAGGAGGGCAAGGAAGGGCAACAGGGGCAGGGGAGTTCCGCCGCCGTGCCCTTCTCCGCAGCCGTCCGGCCCTTCGTGTACGAGAGCCCGTGCAGCCAGTACTTCCTGGTGGACAGCCCGCCGGACAAGGTCTCCCCACCGCCGAGCGAGCAGGACGCCCCCGGCTGGGCCGCCTCGTTCAAAGCCGTATCCGCCGACGACCAACTCGTCGCGCTCACCCTCCAGGGGCGGTCCGAGGAGACCGTCGTACTGGAGGCGCTGCACGTGCGCGTCGTACGCAGCGGGGCACCGCTGCCCTGGAACCGGTACGCCGCCGGGGTCGGCTGCGGCGGCGACGTCGACACCAAGTCGTTCACGGTGGACCTCGACGCGGGGCGGCCCACCCCGACCCCGCACGCCGGGCAGCGCGGTTTCCCGTACAAGATCAGTGAGAAGGACCCCGAGGTCTTCTACGTGAAGGCGCGGGCCCGCGCGCACGACGTCAGCTGGTACCTGGAACTGGAGTGGTCCAGCGGCGACCGGCACGGCGTGCAGCGGATCGACGACCACGGGAAGCCGTTCCGCACGAGCGGTTCGGAGGGCCGCCCCCTCTTCAACCACCCGCTCGGCAGCTCGGCGTGGGAGAAGCCGCTCGACGAGAGCGGGTGA